In Mangifera indica cultivar Alphonso unplaced genomic scaffold, CATAS_Mindica_2.1 Un_0111, whole genome shotgun sequence, the following are encoded in one genomic region:
- the LOC123207837 gene encoding carotenoid cleavage dioxygenase 7, chloroplastic-like: MPCRFTPTKLFSPETLSPVHKASYSVKIPRAISISSPDSQFSTSLTPEVDDSISAFWDYQFLFVSQRSETSQPITLRVVEGSVPTNFPSGTYYLAGPGLFTDDHGSTVHPLDGHGYLRAFDINGVTGEVKFTAKYVKTEAQEEEHDPHTRSWRFTHRGPFSVLKGGKKIGNTKVMKNVANTSVLKWGRKLLCFWEGGDPYEIESGTLDTVGMFDMINGYDSLPDGGERSADVWDVAAMMLRPILYGVFKMPPKRLLSHYKLDAQRNRLLTVSCNAEDMLLPRSNFTFYEFDPNFKLLNKQEFNIPDHLLIHDWAFTDTHYILFANRIKLDVAGSMTAVCGLSPMISALSVNPSKSTSPIYLLPRFPDHESAGVRDWRVPVEAPSQMWLLHIGNAFERKDADGNSEIQIHACSCSYQWFNFQKLFGYNWKNGKLDPSIMNVKQRDNELLPHLVQVSINLNANGNSQKCRVEPLNNWSKPSDFPVINPAFSGQKNTLIYAATSSGSRQALPHFPFDTVVKLNVSTNTNRTWSTGARRFIGEPIFVPRGVEEDDGYILVVEYAVSMQRCFLVILNPMKIGEVDGALIAKLEVPKNFNFPLGFHGFWANV, translated from the exons ATGCCCTGTCGTTTCACTCctacaaaattattttctccGGAAACACTCTCTCCGGTGCATAAGGCTTCATATTCAGTCAAAATTCCACGAGCTATATCAATTTCCTCTCCAGATAGCCAATTTTCCACCAGCTTAACACCTGAAGTTGACGACTCCATCTCTGCCTTTTGGGACTACCAGTTTCTGTTCGTGTCACAGCGCTCAGAAACAAGCCAGCCCATCACTCTTCGCGTTGTTGAAGGTTCAGTTCCCACCAACTTTCCTTCCGGCACGTACTATCTTGCCGGTCCGGGTTTATTCACCGACGATCACGGTTCCACTGTGCACCCTCTTGACGGCCATGGTTACCTTCGAGCGTTTGATATCAACGGCGTCACTGGTGAGGTCAAGTTCACGGCGAAGTACGTTAAAACGGAGGCACAAGAAGAGGAGCATGATCCCCACACTCGTTCGTGGAGGTTTACTCATCGGGGTCCTTTTTCAGTGCTGAAAGGAGGAAAGAAAATTGGTAATACAAAGGTGATGAAAAATGTGGCTAATACGAGTGTTTTGAAGTGGGGGAGAAAGTTGCTGTGCTTTTGGGAAGGTGGGGACCCGTATGAGATTGAATCTGGGACGTTGGATACTGTGGGGATGTTTGATATGATCAACGGTTATGATTCTTTGCCGGACGGTGGTGAGAGAAGTGCTGATGTATGGGACGTAGCTGCGATGATGTTGAGGCCGATTTTATATG GAGTGTTTAAAATGCCACCTAAGCGGTTGCTGTCCCACTATAAACTAGACGCTCAAAGGAATAGACTTCTTACAGTGTCATGCAACGCAGAAGATATGTTACTACCGCGTAgcaattttacattttatg AATTTGACCCAAATTTCAAGTTATTGAACAAGCAAGAATTCAATATCCCCGATCATTTGTTGATCCATGACTGGGCATTTACAGATACTCATTATATACTATTCGCCAACAGAATTAAGCTTGATGTGGCAG GATCAATGACAGCAGTTTGTGGATTATCTCCAATGATATCAGCTTTATCAGTGAACCCCAGCAAGTCCACGAGTCCCATTTACTTACTTCCTCGGTTTCCTGATCATGAATCTGCCGGAGTTCGAGATTGGAGAGTGCCTGTTGAAGCTCCTTCGCAGATGTGGCTGTTGCATATCGGCAATGCTTTTGAGAGAAAGGATGCCGATGGGAACTCAGAGATTCAGATACAcgcttgctcttgttcctatcAATGGTTTAATTTCCAAAAGCTTTTCG GATATAACTGGAAAAATGGTAAACTAGACCCTTCGATTATGAATGTAAAACAAAGGGATAATGAATTGTTGCCTCATCTTGTTCAG GTTTCTATCAACTTAAATGCTAATGGGAACAGCCAAAAATGTAGAGTGGAGCCTTTGAATAACTGGAGCAAGCCATCAGATTTCCCTGTTATAAATCCAGCATTTTCTGGCCAAAAAAATACGTTAATTTATGCGGCAACATCTTCTGGCTCTCGCCAGGCGTTGCCACATTTCCCATTTGATACGGTGGTGAAGCTGAATGTTTCAACCAATACTAACCGTACATGGTCCACTGGTGCTCGAAGGTTTATTGGGGAGCCTATTTTTGTCCCCAGAGGTGTCGAAGAAGACGACGGTTATATTCTTGTGGTTGAG TATGCTGTGTCAATGCAAAGATGTTTTTTAGTTATTCTGAACCCTATGAAGATTGGAGAAGTTGATGGTGCGTTGATAGCTAAACTCGAAGTCCctaagaatttcaattttccacTTGGATTCCATGGTTTTTGGGCCAACGTCTAG